A stretch of Porites lutea chromosome 5, jaPorLute2.1, whole genome shotgun sequence DNA encodes these proteins:
- the LOC140938383 gene encoding short transient receptor potential channel 4-like, whose translation MDGSLSLVVNLPPMEPTFILQLDSSRPPTDKLQGNIYKTIKNGNLDELRDLLSSSQAEIDLDCLDSSSKTALQVAADLEDSSVRERIITALLNNGASLQFGLLNAVRQEDARVVEILLQFYDEQHQTSPRELLSSRSKTAHITPLILAACLQNFQIVKLLLEHGLTVDDPTAVRWSRDSTGAVSEKLGPAVYRLNEYRALASPVFIAASFLQDVQRGPDPVLQACTLSKQLRDMAEQEYEFRNEYLQLCVSCQEFTVSLLNECCTMEEIRCVLETKSERKMLSKLETDSLNMLEFAVFTKNKKFVSHPYSLLKLNSEIYKSAPFLEVKSVWKELVLMLLVSVLYPLVFLVWFIFETCFPRNKLTRMFQSTRVKFLLYYASYQTFIFLLAFISATRHLNNKGSEYLEFLLTALYLYIPAFMIGLTVDLIKDIVQQGRVFFFSYHWNYLAVATVVSYGLGSALWWTSLHFYVVGFVSQEEEAKLFSRELEITSNSFRALAILLAFVHNLSFFQANTSIGPLLNAFIQMLFDVAKFFLYFIFVFLAFAVSFTELYTLYEREKVFLAKPKQESNPLKLERLDNSANLIFWALFGMSERNDFKIEEKGYNGISKTALTLFGLFNIVAVLVGLNTLIAILNESYTRVKENLDMEWKFARAKMWLNWFYKKSVLPPPLSIFYVVLPMCWVIRRLFKICSPEKNTNSGRIDEQQRRDVIRHLVLRYLAKRSCPADSRSNLSGLRKADRDQDFDNCSQSNETAIMETHI comes from the exons ATGGACG GTAGTCTGTCTTTGGTGGTAAATCTTCCTCCAATGGAACCAACATTTATTTTGCAATTGGATAGTAGTCGTCCACCCACTGATAAGCTACAAGGAAATATTTACAAGACTATAAAGAACGGGAATTTAGATGAATTAAGGGACTTGCTTAGTTCATCTCAAGCAGAAATCGATCTTGATTGTCTGGACAGTTCCAGCAAAACAGCTTTACAAGTGGCAGCAGATCTGGAAGATTCTTCCGTTCGAGAAAGAATAATTACAGCGCTATTGAATAACGGGGCCAGTTTACAGTTTGGTTTGCTGAATGCTGTGCGTCAAGAAGACGCGAGGGTAGTGGAAATACTGCTTCAATTTTATGATGAACAACACCAGACATCGCCGAGGGAATTGCTCTCCTCAAGAAGCAAAACCGCTCATATAACCCCTCTAATCTTGGCGGCctgtttgcagaattttcaaattgTCAAGCTTCTTCTTGAACATGGACTCACTGTTGACGATCCTACAGCTGTTCGATGGTCGAGAGACTCCACTGGAGCGGTCAGCGAGAAGCTCGGTCCCGCAGTGTACCGTTTAAATGAATACCGCGCACTGGCCAGTCCTGTGTTTATAGCGGCGTCTTTTCTGCAAGACGTGCAACGTGGTCCAGACCCAGTTCTTCAGGCTTGTACGCTGAGCAAGCAACTCCGTGACATGGCTGAGCAAGAATACGAATTTAGGAACGAGTATCTTCAGCTATGTGTTAGCTGTCAAGAATTCACTGTTTCGCTCCTGAATGAATGCTGCACAATGGAAGAGATCAGATGCGTTTTGGAAACAAAGAGCGAAAGGAAAATGTTGTCTAAATTGGAGACAGATTCCCTAAACATGCTGGAATTTGCTGTCTTTACAAAAAATAAGAAG TTTGTCAGTCATCCCTACAGTCTGCTGAAACTAAATTCCGAAATATACAAAAGCGCGCCTTTCCTGGAGGTGAAAAGTGTTTGGAAGGAGTTGGTGTTAATGCTACTAGTGTCCGTCCTGTACCCACTGGTTTTCTTGGTATGGTTCATTTTTGAGACCTGTTTCCCCAGAAATAAACTGACCAGAATGTTTCAATCAACTCGTGTAAAATTTCTGCTCTACTATGCCTCCTATCAAACATTTATTTTCCTGCTGGCTTTCATATCTGCTACCAGGCATCTGAATAATAAAGGATCAGAATACTTGGAATTCTTGCTAACTG CATTGTATTTGTATATCCCTGCATTTATGATTGGTCTAACAGTGGATCTTATAAAGGACATTGTCCAACAAGGAAgagtcttctttttttcttaccattGGAATTATCTGGCCGTGGCGACAGTGGTTTCATACGGCCTCGGTAGTGCCCTTTGGTGGACTAGCCTACATTTTTACGTAGTCGGATTTGTGTCGCAGGAGGAGGAAGCCAAACTTTTCTCCCGCGAGCTTGAGATAACCTCCAACTCCTTTAGAGCCTTGGCAATCCTTCTGGCCTTTGTCCacaatttgtcattttttcaaGCAAACACCAGTATTGGCCCACTGCTAAATGCCTTTATACAGATGCTATTTGATGTTGCAAAgttctttttgtattttatttttgtttttctggcaTTTGCTGTGAGTTTCACTGAGCTTTATACACTGTATGAACGGGAAAAAGTTTTCCTTGCAAAGCCGAAACAGGAGAGCAATCCTCTAAAACTTGAAAG gtTAGATAACAGTGCAAACTTAATATTCTGGGCGCTTTTTGGGATGAGTGAACGTAATGATTTTAAGATTGAAGAGAAGGGTTACAATGGCATCTCGAAAACGGCCTTGACGTTGTTTGGTTTGTTCAACATTGTAGCGGTTCTTGTGGGTCTTAACACGTTGATTGCAATACTCAATGAATCCTACACACGAGTTAAG GAAAACTTGGATATGGAATGGAAATTCGCAAGGGCAAAAATGTGGTTAAATTGGTTTTACAAGAAAAGCGTTCTTCCGCCTCCATTAAGCATCTTTTATGTGGTGCTTCCAATGTGCTGGGTTATTAGACGACTTTTCAAAATCTGTTCCCCAGAAAAGAACACGAATTCTGGCAGGATTGATGAACAGCAG